A stretch of [Clostridium] innocuum DNA encodes these proteins:
- a CDS encoding ketohydroxyglutarate aldolase yields the protein MQKAELTKRIAETGAMAIVRVETIERGIEIANGCLEGGVSCLEISYTLPNAGEVIQALRETFQDRLIIGAGTVLDSETARHAILHNAQFIIAPNFSREVAVMCNRYQIPYAPGCTTLTEALQALEAGAAFIKAFPISDFYGPRLVSVFKTPIPYMPILASGGIDLKNLKDYVLRGVDCCGFGSLLTKGSREEIAANARSIRTLIDEARLEMQTTAG from the coding sequence ATGCAGAAAGCAGAGCTAACAAAACGCATAGCGGAAACAGGCGCTATGGCAATCGTTCGTGTCGAAACGATAGAGCGGGGAATAGAAATCGCAAACGGATGTCTGGAAGGGGGCGTCAGCTGTCTTGAAATCAGTTATACGCTGCCCAATGCAGGTGAGGTGATTCAGGCTCTGCGTGAGACATTTCAGGATCGTCTGATCATCGGAGCAGGAACCGTGCTTGACAGTGAAACAGCCAGACATGCCATCCTTCACAATGCGCAGTTTATCATAGCACCGAATTTTTCTAGGGAGGTTGCCGTTATGTGCAACCGGTATCAGATTCCCTATGCGCCGGGCTGCACGACATTAACGGAAGCACTTCAGGCTCTGGAAGCAGGGGCAGCCTTTATCAAGGCGTTTCCGATTTCCGATTTCTATGGTCCCAGACTGGTATCCGTATTCAAGACGCCGATTCCCTATATGCCGATTCTTGCGAGCGGTGGAATTGATCTGAAAAATCTGAAGGATTATGTGCTGCGTGGTGTGGACTGCTGCGGCTTCGGCTCACTTCTCACAAAAGGCAGCCGGGAAGAAATCGCAGCCAATGCACGCTCAATCAGAACGCTGATTGATGAAGCAAGACTGGAAATGCAAACTACGGCGGGATAA
- the dapA gene encoding 4-hydroxy-tetrahydrodipicolinate synthase, translating to MKLEGIITPIVTPFHRDEEQSINYEATKQLIDHLIAKGVKGIFILGSNGEFHVIEEAEKIEFAEKVIGMVDHRVPVYVGTGACSTKETIRLSKKMEELGADALSVITPYFLTPTEEELVQHFTAVAESVSIPIILYNIPKATGCNLSAEVVGRLAEVENIRGIKDSSGKEENLKAYAELAKRDDFDLLIGSDSKISYGYALGASGAVAGTSNVITEVLVELDRALRNGETEKAEELQKDIDVLRGVLKLGTVPVVMKRAAELAGIAEIGPARKPVLECSAQDDEKIKEMLQYYHLI from the coding sequence ATGAAGCTGGAAGGAATCATAACACCAATCGTAACACCGTTTCATCGTGATGAGGAACAGAGTATCAACTATGAAGCGACAAAGCAGCTGATCGATCATTTAATCGCTAAGGGCGTTAAGGGAATCTTCATCCTTGGAAGCAATGGAGAGTTTCATGTGATCGAGGAAGCGGAAAAAATAGAATTTGCCGAAAAGGTGATTGGGATGGTTGACCACCGTGTGCCGGTCTATGTAGGGACAGGGGCATGCAGCACAAAGGAAACCATCCGTCTGTCAAAGAAGATGGAGGAGCTGGGTGCGGATGCTCTGAGTGTCATCACACCGTATTTTCTGACACCGACAGAGGAAGAGCTGGTACAGCATTTCACAGCGGTTGCGGAAAGTGTAAGTATTCCCATCATTCTCTACAACATCCCAAAGGCAACAGGCTGTAACTTAAGCGCAGAGGTCGTGGGACGTCTGGCAGAGGTAGAAAACATTCGCGGTATCAAGGACAGCAGTGGTAAGGAAGAAAATCTGAAGGCATACGCAGAGCTTGCGAAGCGGGATGATTTCGATCTGCTGATCGGTTCGGATTCCAAAATCAGCTATGGCTATGCTTTGGGGGCAAGCGGTGCCGTGGCAGGAACCTCCAATGTGATAACGGAGGTGCTGGTGGAGCTGGACAGGGCACTGCGAAATGGAGAAACAGAAAAAGCAGAGGAACTGCAGAAGGACATTGATGTACTGCGCGGCGTATTGAAGCTGGGAACGGTACCGGTTGTCATGAAGCGTGCGGCAGAGCTGGCAGGGATTGCGGAAATCGGACCGGCAAGAAAGCCGGTACTGGAATGCAGTGCACAGGATGATGAAAAAATCAAAGAGATGCTGCAGTATTACCATCTCATATAA
- a CDS encoding SIS domain-containing protein yields the protein MAVEKEQIREFLDIESSELKNFIDSIDAEALIAARELILQAEQNHNRVHVTGIGKPGHVAGYAASLLSSTGTPTYELHGTEAVHGSAGQVLSGDVVIAISNSGETTELKATVETLKSNGAKLIALTGKADSWLAKQGDVTLIAGVNQEGDAMNKPPRASILAEMVMLQSLSILLQNAKNLTPQQYVKWHPGGSLGASIKESGDR from the coding sequence ATGGCAGTAGAAAAAGAACAGATACGGGAGTTTCTGGATATCGAATCCAGTGAATTGAAGAATTTCATAGACAGCATTGACGCAGAGGCGCTGATTGCGGCCAGAGAACTGATTCTGCAGGCGGAACAAAATCATAACCGTGTGCATGTGACAGGAATCGGTAAGCCGGGACATGTGGCCGGGTATGCAGCATCGCTGTTATCCTCCACAGGAACACCAACCTATGAGCTGCATGGAACGGAAGCCGTACATGGCAGTGCGGGACAGGTGCTGAGCGGAGATGTCGTAATTGCCATTTCCAACAGCGGAGAGACGACCGAGCTGAAGGCAACCGTGGAGACACTGAAAAGCAATGGTGCCAAGCTGATTGCATTAACCGGAAAAGCTGATTCCTGGCTGGCAAAGCAGGGGGACGTCACGCTGATTGCCGGTGTCAATCAGGAGGGGGATGCTATGAACAAGCCGCCAAGAGCCTCTATACTGGCAGAGATGGTCATGCTGCAGAGCCTGAGCATCTTATTACAGAACGCAAAGAATCTGACACCGCAGCAGTATGTGAAATGGCATCCGGGCGGCAGTCTGGGCGCAAGTATCAAAGAAAGCGGGGACAGATAA